From Anopheles darlingi chromosome 2, idAnoDarlMG_H_01, whole genome shotgun sequence, the proteins below share one genomic window:
- the LOC125951905 gene encoding homeobox protein abdominal-A homolog isoform X6, protein MYPFVSNHPTTHTSYSTMPGFSGLDDKSCSRYTDSVMNSYPPMGVPGSASIAQFYQQAAAVSAASAGVGVDSLGSACSQLSSSVGGGQSGLPDITRHPWLVTASQSALQKFASTDWMSNPFDRVVCGDFAGPNGCPRRRGRQTYTRFQTLELEKEFHFNHYLTRRRRIEIAHALCLTERQIKIWFQNRRMKLKKELRAVKEINEQARREREEQDKMKNESLKSAQQHHSQKQNQQEHTIVGSQQSSNNTGTGASGGGGGAVPGGGSGSLGSHLHHPSIVSQNDLKLGLGGMGVGGNLSMMGGLDNKTNQDILKAVSKVHS, encoded by the exons atGTATCCCTTCGTTTCGAATCATCCGACCACACACACTAGCTACTCGACGATGCCCGGTTTCTCCGGTTTGGATGATAAGTCTTGCAG TAGATACACTGATAGTGTTATGAACAGCTACCCTCCGATGGGTGTCCCAGGTAGTGCAAGCATCGCTCAGTTTTACCAGCAAGCAGCTGCCgtttcagcagcttccgcCGGGGTCGGTGTCGATTCGCTGGGTTCGGCCTGTTCTCAGCTTTCATCATCCGTCGGTGGAGGACAATCCGGCCTTCCGGATATTACCCGCCATCCATGGCTAGTGACTG CATCGCAATCAGCTCTCCAGAAATTCGCCAGTACAG ATTGGATGAGCAATCCCTTCGACCGCGTGGTATGCGGTGATTTTGCTG GTCCAAATGGATGTCCCCGACGGCGTGGTCGCCAAACCTACACACGCTTTCAGACGCTCGAGCTTGAAAAGGAATTTCACTTTAACCATTACCTAACCCGCCGCCGAAGAATCGAAATCGCTCACGCACTCTGCCTCACGGAGCGACAGATCAAGATTTGGTTCCAAAATCGTCGCATGAAGTTGaaaaaagagctgcgagcggTCAAAGAGATCAACGAACAG GCCCGTCGTGAACGTGAAGAGCAGGATAAAATGAAGAATGAATCGCTAAAGTccgcacagcagcaccacagtcaaaagcaaaaccagcaAGAACATACCATTGTTGGTTCGCAACAATCGAGTAATAATACGGGAACCGgtgccagtggcggtggtggcggtgctgttCCTGGAGGCGGTAGCGGAAGCCTCGGAAGCCATCTGCACCATCCTTCGATCGTTTCCCAGAACGATCTGAAGCTCGGTTTGGGCGGCATGGGCGTCGGAGGGAATCTCAGCATGATGGGAGGTCTGGATAATAAAACGAATCAAGACATCCTGAAAGCAGTTAGTAAAGTTCATTCCTAA
- the LOC125951905 gene encoding homeobox protein abdominal-A homolog isoform X4, giving the protein MYPFVSNHPTTHTSYSTMPGFSGLDDKSCSSRYTDSVMNSYPPMGVPGSASIAQFYQQAAAVSAASAGVGVDSLGSACSQLSSSVGGGQSGLPDITRHPWLVTASQSALQKFASTDWMSNPFDRVVCGDFAGPNGCPRRRGRQTYTRFQTLELEKEFHFNHYLTRRRRIEIAHALCLTERQIKIWFQNRRMKLKKELRAVKEINEQARREREEQDKMKNESLKSAQQHHSQKQNQQEHTIVGSQQSSNNTGTGASGGGGGAVPGGGSGSLGSHLHHPSIVSQNDLKLGLGGMGVGGNLSMMGGNAT; this is encoded by the exons atGTATCCCTTCGTTTCGAATCATCCGACCACACACACTAGCTACTCGACGATGCCCGGTTTCTCCGGTTTGGATGATAAGTCTTGCAG CAGTAGATACACTGATAGTGTTATGAACAGCTACCCTCCGATGGGTGTCCCAGGTAGTGCAAGCATCGCTCAGTTTTACCAGCAAGCAGCTGCCgtttcagcagcttccgcCGGGGTCGGTGTCGATTCGCTGGGTTCGGCCTGTTCTCAGCTTTCATCATCCGTCGGTGGAGGACAATCCGGCCTTCCGGATATTACCCGCCATCCATGGCTAGTGACTG CATCGCAATCAGCTCTCCAGAAATTCGCCAGTACAG ATTGGATGAGCAATCCCTTCGACCGCGTGGTATGCGGTGATTTTGCTG GTCCAAATGGATGTCCCCGACGGCGTGGTCGCCAAACCTACACACGCTTTCAGACGCTCGAGCTTGAAAAGGAATTTCACTTTAACCATTACCTAACCCGCCGCCGAAGAATCGAAATCGCTCACGCACTCTGCCTCACGGAGCGACAGATCAAGATTTGGTTCCAAAATCGTCGCATGAAGTTGaaaaaagagctgcgagcggTCAAAGAGATCAACGAACAG GCCCGTCGTGAACGTGAAGAGCAGGATAAAATGAAGAATGAATCGCTAAAGTccgcacagcagcaccacagtcaaaagcaaaaccagcaAGAACATACCATTGTTGGTTCGCAACAATCGAGTAATAATACGGGAACCGgtgccagtggcggtggtggcggtgctgttCCTGGAGGCGGTAGCGGAAGCCTCGGAAGCCATCTGCACCATCCTTCGATCGTTTCCCAGAACGATCTGAAGCTCGGTTTGGGCGGCATGGGCGTCGGAGGGAATCTCAGCATGATGGGAG GTAATGCAACATAA
- the LOC125951905 gene encoding homeobox protein abdominal-A homolog isoform X1, translating to MYPFVSNHPTTHTSYSTMPGFSGLDDKSCSSRYTDSVMNSYPPMGVPGSASIAQFYQQAAAVSAASAGVGVDSLGSACSQLSSSVGGGQSGLPDITRHPWLVTASQSALQKFASTDWMSNPFDRVVCGDFAGPNGCPRRRGRQTYTRFQTLELEKEFHFNHYLTRRRRIEIAHALCLTERQIKIWFQNRRMKLKKELRAVKEINEQARREREEQDKMKNESLKSAQQHHSQKQNQQEHTIVGSQQSSNNTGTGASGGGGGAVPGGGSGSLGSHLHHPSIVSQNDLKLGLGGMGVGGNLSMMGGLDNKTNQDILKAVMQHNKRWD from the exons atGTATCCCTTCGTTTCGAATCATCCGACCACACACACTAGCTACTCGACGATGCCCGGTTTCTCCGGTTTGGATGATAAGTCTTGCAG CAGTAGATACACTGATAGTGTTATGAACAGCTACCCTCCGATGGGTGTCCCAGGTAGTGCAAGCATCGCTCAGTTTTACCAGCAAGCAGCTGCCgtttcagcagcttccgcCGGGGTCGGTGTCGATTCGCTGGGTTCGGCCTGTTCTCAGCTTTCATCATCCGTCGGTGGAGGACAATCCGGCCTTCCGGATATTACCCGCCATCCATGGCTAGTGACTG CATCGCAATCAGCTCTCCAGAAATTCGCCAGTACAG ATTGGATGAGCAATCCCTTCGACCGCGTGGTATGCGGTGATTTTGCTG GTCCAAATGGATGTCCCCGACGGCGTGGTCGCCAAACCTACACACGCTTTCAGACGCTCGAGCTTGAAAAGGAATTTCACTTTAACCATTACCTAACCCGCCGCCGAAGAATCGAAATCGCTCACGCACTCTGCCTCACGGAGCGACAGATCAAGATTTGGTTCCAAAATCGTCGCATGAAGTTGaaaaaagagctgcgagcggTCAAAGAGATCAACGAACAG GCCCGTCGTGAACGTGAAGAGCAGGATAAAATGAAGAATGAATCGCTAAAGTccgcacagcagcaccacagtcaaaagcaaaaccagcaAGAACATACCATTGTTGGTTCGCAACAATCGAGTAATAATACGGGAACCGgtgccagtggcggtggtggcggtgctgttCCTGGAGGCGGTAGCGGAAGCCTCGGAAGCCATCTGCACCATCCTTCGATCGTTTCCCAGAACGATCTGAAGCTCGGTTTGGGCGGCATGGGCGTCGGAGGGAATCTCAGCATGATGGGAGGTCTGGATAATAAAACGAATCAAGACATCCTGAAAGCA GTAATGCAACATAATAAAAGATGGGATTAA
- the LOC125951905 gene encoding homeobox protein abdominal-A homolog isoform X3 has translation MYPFVSNHPTTHTSYSTMPGFSGLDDKSCSSRYTDSVMNSYPPMGVPGSASIAQFYQQAAAVSAASAGVGVDSLGSACSQLSSSVGGGQSGLPDITRHPWLVTASQSALQKFASTDWMSNPFDRVVCGDFAGPNGCPRRRGRQTYTRFQTLELEKEFHFNHYLTRRRRIEIAHALCLTERQIKIWFQNRRMKLKKELRAVKEINEQARREREEQDKMKNESLKSAQQHHSQKQNQQEHTIVGSQQSSNNTGTGASGGGGGAVPGGGSGSLGSHLHHPSIVSQNDLKLGLGGMGVGGNLSMMGGLDNKTNQDILKARKHEY, from the exons atGTATCCCTTCGTTTCGAATCATCCGACCACACACACTAGCTACTCGACGATGCCCGGTTTCTCCGGTTTGGATGATAAGTCTTGCAG CAGTAGATACACTGATAGTGTTATGAACAGCTACCCTCCGATGGGTGTCCCAGGTAGTGCAAGCATCGCTCAGTTTTACCAGCAAGCAGCTGCCgtttcagcagcttccgcCGGGGTCGGTGTCGATTCGCTGGGTTCGGCCTGTTCTCAGCTTTCATCATCCGTCGGTGGAGGACAATCCGGCCTTCCGGATATTACCCGCCATCCATGGCTAGTGACTG CATCGCAATCAGCTCTCCAGAAATTCGCCAGTACAG ATTGGATGAGCAATCCCTTCGACCGCGTGGTATGCGGTGATTTTGCTG GTCCAAATGGATGTCCCCGACGGCGTGGTCGCCAAACCTACACACGCTTTCAGACGCTCGAGCTTGAAAAGGAATTTCACTTTAACCATTACCTAACCCGCCGCCGAAGAATCGAAATCGCTCACGCACTCTGCCTCACGGAGCGACAGATCAAGATTTGGTTCCAAAATCGTCGCATGAAGTTGaaaaaagagctgcgagcggTCAAAGAGATCAACGAACAG GCCCGTCGTGAACGTGAAGAGCAGGATAAAATGAAGAATGAATCGCTAAAGTccgcacagcagcaccacagtcaaaagcaaaaccagcaAGAACATACCATTGTTGGTTCGCAACAATCGAGTAATAATACGGGAACCGgtgccagtggcggtggtggcggtgctgttCCTGGAGGCGGTAGCGGAAGCCTCGGAAGCCATCTGCACCATCCTTCGATCGTTTCCCAGAACGATCTGAAGCTCGGTTTGGGCGGCATGGGCGTCGGAGGGAATCTCAGCATGATGGGAGGTCTGGATAATAAAACGAATCAAGACATCCTGAAAGCA CGCAAACATGAGTATTAG
- the LOC125951905 gene encoding homeobox protein abdominal-A homolog isoform X2 produces the protein MYPFVSNHPTTHTSYSTMPGFSGLDDKSCSRYTDSVMNSYPPMGVPGSASIAQFYQQAAAVSAASAGVGVDSLGSACSQLSSSVGGGQSGLPDITRHPWLVTASQSALQKFASTDWMSNPFDRVVCGDFAGPNGCPRRRGRQTYTRFQTLELEKEFHFNHYLTRRRRIEIAHALCLTERQIKIWFQNRRMKLKKELRAVKEINEQARREREEQDKMKNESLKSAQQHHSQKQNQQEHTIVGSQQSSNNTGTGASGGGGGAVPGGGSGSLGSHLHHPSIVSQNDLKLGLGGMGVGGNLSMMGGLDNKTNQDILKAVMQHNKRWD, from the exons atGTATCCCTTCGTTTCGAATCATCCGACCACACACACTAGCTACTCGACGATGCCCGGTTTCTCCGGTTTGGATGATAAGTCTTGCAG TAGATACACTGATAGTGTTATGAACAGCTACCCTCCGATGGGTGTCCCAGGTAGTGCAAGCATCGCTCAGTTTTACCAGCAAGCAGCTGCCgtttcagcagcttccgcCGGGGTCGGTGTCGATTCGCTGGGTTCGGCCTGTTCTCAGCTTTCATCATCCGTCGGTGGAGGACAATCCGGCCTTCCGGATATTACCCGCCATCCATGGCTAGTGACTG CATCGCAATCAGCTCTCCAGAAATTCGCCAGTACAG ATTGGATGAGCAATCCCTTCGACCGCGTGGTATGCGGTGATTTTGCTG GTCCAAATGGATGTCCCCGACGGCGTGGTCGCCAAACCTACACACGCTTTCAGACGCTCGAGCTTGAAAAGGAATTTCACTTTAACCATTACCTAACCCGCCGCCGAAGAATCGAAATCGCTCACGCACTCTGCCTCACGGAGCGACAGATCAAGATTTGGTTCCAAAATCGTCGCATGAAGTTGaaaaaagagctgcgagcggTCAAAGAGATCAACGAACAG GCCCGTCGTGAACGTGAAGAGCAGGATAAAATGAAGAATGAATCGCTAAAGTccgcacagcagcaccacagtcaaaagcaaaaccagcaAGAACATACCATTGTTGGTTCGCAACAATCGAGTAATAATACGGGAACCGgtgccagtggcggtggtggcggtgctgttCCTGGAGGCGGTAGCGGAAGCCTCGGAAGCCATCTGCACCATCCTTCGATCGTTTCCCAGAACGATCTGAAGCTCGGTTTGGGCGGCATGGGCGTCGGAGGGAATCTCAGCATGATGGGAGGTCTGGATAATAAAACGAATCAAGACATCCTGAAAGCA GTAATGCAACATAATAAAAGATGGGATTAA
- the LOC125951905 gene encoding homeobox protein abdominal-A homolog isoform X5 — MYPFVSNHPTTHTSYSTMPGFSGLDDKSCSSRYTDSVMNSYPPMGVPGSASIAQFYQQAAAVSAASAGVGVDSLGSACSQLSSSVGGGQSGLPDITRHPWLVTASQSALQKFASTDWMSNPFDRVVCGDFAGPNGCPRRRGRQTYTRFQTLELEKEFHFNHYLTRRRRIEIAHALCLTERQIKIWFQNRRMKLKKELRAVKEINEQARREREEQDKMKNESLKSAQQHHSQKQNQQEHTIVGSQQSSNNTGTGASGGGGGAVPGGGSGSLGSHLHHPSIVSQNDLKLGLGGMGVGGNLSMMGAQT, encoded by the exons atGTATCCCTTCGTTTCGAATCATCCGACCACACACACTAGCTACTCGACGATGCCCGGTTTCTCCGGTTTGGATGATAAGTCTTGCAG CAGTAGATACACTGATAGTGTTATGAACAGCTACCCTCCGATGGGTGTCCCAGGTAGTGCAAGCATCGCTCAGTTTTACCAGCAAGCAGCTGCCgtttcagcagcttccgcCGGGGTCGGTGTCGATTCGCTGGGTTCGGCCTGTTCTCAGCTTTCATCATCCGTCGGTGGAGGACAATCCGGCCTTCCGGATATTACCCGCCATCCATGGCTAGTGACTG CATCGCAATCAGCTCTCCAGAAATTCGCCAGTACAG ATTGGATGAGCAATCCCTTCGACCGCGTGGTATGCGGTGATTTTGCTG GTCCAAATGGATGTCCCCGACGGCGTGGTCGCCAAACCTACACACGCTTTCAGACGCTCGAGCTTGAAAAGGAATTTCACTTTAACCATTACCTAACCCGCCGCCGAAGAATCGAAATCGCTCACGCACTCTGCCTCACGGAGCGACAGATCAAGATTTGGTTCCAAAATCGTCGCATGAAGTTGaaaaaagagctgcgagcggTCAAAGAGATCAACGAACAG GCCCGTCGTGAACGTGAAGAGCAGGATAAAATGAAGAATGAATCGCTAAAGTccgcacagcagcaccacagtcaaaagcaaaaccagcaAGAACATACCATTGTTGGTTCGCAACAATCGAGTAATAATACGGGAACCGgtgccagtggcggtggtggcggtgctgttCCTGGAGGCGGTAGCGGAAGCCTCGGAAGCCATCTGCACCATCCTTCGATCGTTTCCCAGAACGATCTGAAGCTCGGTTTGGGCGGCATGGGCGTCGGAGGGAATCTCAGCATGATGGGAG CGCAAACATGA